A single Candidatus Korarchaeota archaeon NZ13-K DNA region contains:
- a CDS encoding MiaB/RimO family radical SAM methylthiotransferase produces the protein MRFFIETHGCSMNRSDSQIMEEILRRSGFERVEDPSQADVIILNTCNVKTPTEHKMIHRARELSKRAPLVIAGCMAKSQTESLRKFSKVFVSPRSIDRIVEAVSAALEGREAEFLGWGFLDKSSYLRDPLGLVGIVPIAEGCMGACTYCITRLARGGLTSFPRSSIVRLTEHLLRRGAVEIWLTAEDTAAYGRDTGDDLASLLVELSAIPGEFRIRVGMMTPSSLLPIAEELIGAFKREKVYKFLHIPVQSGSDEVLRDMGRAYTAEQFIRMVDLARRELGEVTISTDVIVGFPTEDEEDFELTLRLIERVEPDIVNLSKFGPRPKTPASKMGRLPEEVVARRSRILSELISRVKERINERYLGREVVVLVSEVSEKGYQGRTGSYKPVALERARPGHFYLVEIVDFRQNYLIGRVEKEMGKAGMGSEIELADLS, from the coding sequence GAGGTTCTTCATCGAGACCCATGGCTGCTCGATGAACAGATCGGATTCGCAGATAATGGAGGAGATCCTGAGGAGAAGCGGTTTCGAGAGGGTGGAAGATCCATCACAAGCCGACGTCATCATACTCAACACATGCAACGTTAAGACCCCCACGGAGCACAAGATGATCCACAGAGCCAGGGAGCTCTCCAAGCGAGCTCCTTTGGTAATAGCCGGGTGCATGGCCAAGTCCCAGACGGAGTCCCTCAGGAAGTTCTCCAAGGTATTCGTGTCGCCGAGATCCATAGATAGGATAGTCGAGGCGGTCTCGGCAGCTCTGGAGGGTAGGGAGGCGGAGTTCCTCGGATGGGGGTTCCTGGACAAGTCCTCCTACCTGAGGGATCCTTTGGGACTGGTGGGGATAGTGCCGATAGCCGAGGGCTGCATGGGGGCTTGCACTTACTGCATAACCAGGCTAGCCAGGGGAGGACTGACCAGCTTCCCCAGGAGCAGCATAGTCAGGCTGACCGAGCACCTCCTCAGGAGGGGGGCTGTGGAGATCTGGCTGACGGCTGAGGACACAGCGGCCTACGGCAGAGATACGGGAGACGATCTAGCGAGCCTTCTGGTGGAGTTGAGCGCGATTCCCGGAGAATTCAGGATTAGGGTCGGCATGATGACACCTAGCTCCCTGCTGCCAATAGCTGAGGAGCTGATCGGGGCTTTCAAAAGAGAGAAGGTTTACAAGTTCCTCCACATACCAGTTCAGAGCGGCTCCGATGAAGTGCTCAGGGATATGGGGAGGGCCTATACGGCGGAGCAGTTCATCCGGATGGTGGATCTCGCGAGGAGGGAATTAGGCGAGGTCACGATAAGCACTGATGTAATAGTGGGATTCCCAACGGAGGATGAGGAGGACTTCGAGCTCACGCTTAGGTTGATCGAGAGGGTCGAACCGGATATCGTGAACTTGAGCAAGTTCGGGCCGAGGCCCAAGACCCCCGCCTCGAAGATGGGAAGGCTGCCGGAGGAGGTCGTGGCGAGGAGAAGCAGGATTCTGAGTGAGCTGATAAGTAGAGTTAAGGAGAGGATCAATGAAAGATACCTCGGGAGAGAAGTCGTCGTATTGGTCTCAGAGGTGAGTGAGAAGGGATATCAGGGAAGGACCGGGTCCTACAAGCCGGTGGCCTTAGAGAGGGCTAGGCCGGGTCACTTCTACCTCGTGGAGATAGTCGACTTCAGGCAGAATTACCTGATAGGTAGGGTCGAAAAAGAGATGGGAAAGGCAGGGATGGGTTCAGAGATTGAGCTGGCGGATCTCAGCTGA
- a CDS encoding metal-dependent hydrolase produces the protein MLRVTFLGHSAFLLEGSKRVLIDPWIDGNPQAPMKIEECRGADVYIVTHDHGDHGLSDAIRLSKRHGGIIVSIYEIAEKARREGASSLGANIGGFFEVNGMRVALTNAVHSSGVGAPVGAVVELDDRRIYHAGDTGVFYDMKIIGELYKPDLALLPIGGHYVMGPLEASLAVELLGVQKVIPMHYGTFPVLRGNPEEFKRFLESRGLKAEVIVLRPGESYEL, from the coding sequence TTGCTCAGGGTCACCTTCCTGGGGCACTCCGCATTCCTCCTGGAGGGGAGTAAGAGGGTTCTCATTGATCCCTGGATAGATGGAAACCCCCAGGCTCCCATGAAGATCGAGGAATGCAGGGGCGCTGATGTCTACATAGTAACTCATGATCACGGGGACCATGGCCTGAGTGATGCCATAAGGCTCTCGAAGAGGCACGGAGGCATCATAGTCTCGATATACGAGATAGCTGAGAAGGCTAGAAGGGAGGGAGCGAGCTCCCTGGGGGCCAACATAGGTGGCTTCTTCGAGGTCAATGGCATGAGGGTTGCCCTCACGAATGCCGTCCACAGCAGCGGCGTTGGGGCCCCGGTCGGAGCCGTTGTGGAGTTGGATGATAGGAGGATATACCACGCGGGTGATACTGGGGTTTTCTATGACATGAAGATAATAGGGGAGCTCTACAAGCCGGATCTCGCCCTCCTCCCCATCGGGGGGCACTACGTCATGGGACCCCTGGAAGCGAGTCTCGCTGTAGAGCTCTTAGGGGTTCAGAAGGTCATACCGATGCATTATGGGACGTTTCCAGTGCTTCGGGGCAATCCTGAGGAGTTCAAGAGGTTTCTAGAGAGCAGAGGATTGAAGGCAGAGGTCATAGTGCTTAGGCCAGGAGAGAGCTATGAACTCTGA